TCTTGATCAGGTGGAGAACATGAAGCTGACCTGGGAAACCTATGAAAAACCCTTCACCCCATGGAAGCTTGCCGGGAGAGCTGAACACATTCAAGAGTCAGGATCGCTGCAGAACAGAGTCAGGAGTCGCTGAAATGCCCGAGTACAAAATTAAGATAAACGATAGAACGTACGATGTTAACGTTGGAAGGATACTTGATGATTCGTTGGAAGTAACACTCGACGGTAGAACCTACCAGGTTGAGGTTGAAGCTCCCATGAGAAAAGCATCGAAAACCCCTGTGATAAAAAGAAACCGTCACGTTATCAACGCTGCTGAGGTGCCTGACAGAACATCTCCCCCGAGCGTTTCAACAGGATCGGGAGAAGTAATCGCGCCTTTACCGGGAGTTATTTTGAAAATCCTGGTAAAAGAGGGAGATGAAGTAAATGAAGGGCAGCCAGTGGCGATTATGGAGGCGATGAAAATGGAGAATGAGATAGAATCTCCCACCTCGGGAACGGTGGCTGAGAT
The genomic region above belongs to Candidatus Aegiribacteria sp. and contains:
- a CDS encoding DUF2118 domain-containing protein, coding for MPEYKIKINDRTYDVNVGRILDDSLEVTLDGRTYQVEVEAPMRKASKTPVIKRNRHVINAAEVPDRTSPPSVSTGSGEVIAPLPGVILKILVKEGDEVNEGQPVAIMEAMKMENEIESPTSGTVAEIFVSEGENILENAIIMKVGG